One window of Desulfarculus baarsii DSM 2075 genomic DNA carries:
- a CDS encoding FmdB family zinc ribbon protein, translating into MPLYDYLCQDCGQASEMLVFGDEKVVCPACGGARMQRRLSPTSSLTGKTAQFMPRPGDTTCCGSAPGAGGCAGPGSCCGKA; encoded by the coding sequence ATGCCTCTTTACGATTACCTGTGCCAAGATTGCGGCCAGGCCAGCGAGATGCTGGTTTTTGGCGATGAAAAGGTGGTTTGCCCGGCCTGCGGCGGCGCGAGGATGCAGCGGCGGCTTTCGCCGACCAGCTCGCTGACCGGCAAAACCGCTCAGTTCATGCCCAGGCCAGGCGATACGACCTGTTGCGGTTCGGCCCCCGGCGCCGGCGGCTGCGCCGGCCCCGGCTCTTGCTGCGGCAAGGCCTAG
- a CDS encoding DEAD/DEAH box helicase: MTAHRTKTTGRRPTAKGPPRRRPEKPVRDQEPSIHPKLLPVLEHIGVPQATAFAADPFQAEAVEKLAEGDVVVSAPTGSGKTWIAEQAIAQALAQGQRAWYASPLKALSNAKYHEFGAIFGPERVGILTGDRKENSQAPLIVGTTEILRNQLYDAMHRGENIDSSLVVLDEAHYLGDPDRGVVWEEVIIYLPPRVRLLLLSATVENAEQLARWLMFVRGNQCRTVRSDQRPVPLFPVFMFPDGELAPLKTRRGLLGKISHFLEQEARQPKGGRQINSTPQFANILSALDHAAMLPAIFFLKSRADCDNALAHAAGARLAVDQAQGQRLNRFVDDFLAEYPFLADHPQLEPLRRLRVAAHHAGHLPHWKLLVERLMQTGLLRAIFSTSTVAAGVNFPARTVVVTQSDRFNGREFVDLRATDLLQMTGRAGRRGMDNIGFALIVPGPYQNVPLLAGLLNANPEPIESQLHINFSMALNLLLSQRPAEIKQLLGCSLATFQRLERRGAKAAGEGGMAELMRQLAPLLAGSNCHGPEEAVVRRKRRRQLDGLRRRLAHELESMEQEQGLWAALTRGRVFIDMFGAMAAVLRREGRGEDAGVLAVSLIPDRRLQRGRPRLDFVPIDEIAGVFHEVIDLPVAGGGRVLAQAVLEQIPDAPRALSGPELENLGLRERDETKLRLQEVESQIDSLACVGCAIEGKCLHGGPEIEPLLQRAEQMLSQVREESHAFWYDFVRHLEFLRSEGFVDSQGGLTQDGLWASKLRLDQPVLIAQAIRSGALPQNDPVLLAALLALFVDDRERESDSPYLSQRLREGLATLLADIEPLLERLRQWGFHTPALPMPAASAMFAWALGQEFADVVALYGGAEGDLAALIYRTADNLRQIASLHDTHPALSASAREAVELLLRPPVVLPT, encoded by the coding sequence TTGACCGCCCATAGAACAAAAACCACCGGCCGACGGCCGACCGCCAAGGGCCCGCCCCGTCGCCGGCCCGAAAAGCCCGTGCGCGACCAGGAGCCTTCGATCCACCCCAAGCTTCTGCCTGTTCTGGAGCACATCGGCGTGCCCCAGGCCACGGCCTTCGCGGCCGACCCTTTCCAGGCCGAGGCCGTGGAAAAGCTGGCCGAAGGCGACGTGGTGGTCAGCGCGCCCACGGGCAGCGGCAAGACCTGGATCGCCGAGCAGGCCATCGCCCAAGCCCTGGCCCAGGGCCAGCGGGCCTGGTACGCCAGCCCGCTCAAGGCGCTTTCCAACGCCAAGTATCACGAATTCGGCGCGATTTTCGGGCCCGAGCGCGTGGGCATTCTCACCGGCGACCGCAAGGAAAACTCCCAGGCCCCGCTGATCGTCGGCACCACCGAGATCTTGCGCAACCAGCTCTACGACGCCATGCACCGGGGAGAAAACATCGACTCCAGTCTGGTTGTGCTGGATGAGGCCCACTATCTGGGCGACCCGGACCGTGGCGTGGTCTGGGAGGAAGTCATAATCTATCTGCCGCCCAGGGTGCGCCTGCTGCTACTTTCGGCCACGGTGGAAAACGCCGAACAACTGGCCCGCTGGCTGATGTTCGTGCGCGGCAACCAGTGCCGCACCGTGCGTAGCGACCAGCGTCCGGTGCCGCTGTTTCCGGTGTTCATGTTCCCCGATGGCGAACTGGCCCCGCTCAAGACCAGGCGCGGCCTGTTGGGCAAGATCAGCCATTTTCTGGAACAGGAGGCGCGCCAGCCCAAGGGTGGCCGTCAGATCAACTCCACGCCCCAGTTTGCCAATATTTTGTCGGCGCTGGACCACGCCGCCATGTTGCCGGCCATATTTTTCCTGAAATCACGGGCCGATTGCGACAACGCCCTGGCCCACGCCGCCGGCGCGCGTCTGGCCGTGGATCAGGCCCAAGGCCAGCGCCTGAATCGTTTTGTCGACGATTTTTTGGCCGAGTATCCGTTTTTGGCCGATCACCCCCAGTTGGAGCCCCTGCGCCGCCTGCGGGTGGCCGCCCACCACGCCGGGCACCTGCCCCATTGGAAGCTTTTGGTCGAGCGTCTGATGCAGACGGGCCTGCTGCGGGCCATTTTCAGCACCTCCACCGTGGCCGCTGGCGTCAATTTTCCGGCGCGGACGGTGGTGGTCACCCAGTCGGACCGCTTCAACGGCCGCGAGTTCGTCGATCTGCGGGCCACCGATCTGTTGCAAATGACCGGCCGGGCCGGCCGACGGGGCATGGACAACATCGGCTTCGCGCTGATCGTGCCGGGGCCATATCAAAATGTTCCCCTGCTGGCCGGCCTGCTCAACGCCAACCCCGAGCCCATCGAGAGCCAACTGCACATCAATTTTTCCATGGCCCTCAACCTGCTGCTTTCGCAGCGGCCGGCCGAGATCAAGCAGCTCCTGGGTTGCAGCCTGGCCACCTTCCAGCGCCTGGAGCGGCGCGGGGCCAAAGCCGCCGGCGAAGGCGGCATGGCCGAACTGATGCGCCAACTCGCGCCGCTGTTGGCCGGCTCCAACTGCCATGGCCCCGAAGAGGCCGTGGTGCGGCGCAAGCGGCGGCGTCAGTTGGACGGCCTGCGCCGTCGTCTGGCCCACGAACTGGAGTCGATGGAACAAGAGCAGGGCCTGTGGGCCGCCCTGACCAGGGGTCGGGTGTTCATCGACATGTTCGGCGCGATGGCCGCGGTGCTGCGCCGCGAAGGCCGTGGCGAGGACGCCGGCGTGCTGGCCGTCAGCCTGATCCCCGATCGCCGCTTGCAACGGGGCCGGCCCCGGCTGGACTTCGTGCCCATCGACGAGATCGCCGGCGTTTTCCACGAAGTGATCGACCTGCCCGTGGCCGGCGGCGGCCGGGTCTTGGCCCAGGCCGTGCTGGAGCAGATCCCCGACGCCCCCCGGGCGCTAAGCGGGCCCGAGTTGGAAAACCTGGGCCTGCGCGAGCGCGACGAAACCAAGCTCCGCCTGCAGGAGGTAGAAAGCCAGATCGACAGCCTGGCCTGCGTGGGCTGCGCCATCGAGGGCAAATGCCTGCACGGCGGCCCGGAGATCGAGCCCCTGCTGCAACGGGCCGAGCAGATGCTCTCTCAGGTGCGCGAGGAGAGCCACGCCTTTTGGTATGATTTCGTACGGCATCTGGAATTTTTGCGCAGCGAGGGCTTTGTCGACAGCCAGGGCGGCCTGACCCAGGACGGCCTGTGGGCCAGCAAGCTGCGCCTGGATCAGCCGGTGCTCATCGCCCAGGCCATCCGCTCGGGGGCCCTGCCGCAGAACGACCCCGTGCTGCTGGCGGCGCTTCTGGCCCTTTTTGTCGACGACCGCGAGCGCGAAAGCGACAGTCCCTACCTCAGCCAGCGCCTGCGCGAGGGCCTGGCCACCTTGCTGGCCGACATCGAGCCCCTGCTGGAGCGCCTGCGCCAATGGGGCTTCCACACGCCGGCCCTGCCCATGCCGGCGGCCTCGGCCATGTTCGCCTGGGCCCTGGGCCAGGAGTTCGCCGACGTGGTGGCCCTGTACGGCGGGGCCGAGGGCGACCTGGCCGCGCTGATCTACCGCACGGCCGACAACCTGCGCCAGATCGCCTCGCTGCACGACACCCACCCGGCCCTTAGCGCCAGCGCCCGCGAGGCGGTGGAGCTCCTGCTGCGGCCGCCGGTGGTGCTGCCCACCTGA
- a CDS encoding OadG family transporter subunit: MEPVNWGEAFRIVGGGLVVVFFIMSLLAIVTHYMGKIFQSVEAKKKALAKAAQATKEAK, encoded by the coding sequence ATGGAACCGGTCAACTGGGGAGAGGCCTTCCGCATCGTCGGAGGCGGTCTGGTGGTGGTGTTTTTCATCATGTCGCTTCTGGCGATCGTGACCCATTACATGGGCAAGATCTTCCAAAGCGTCGAGGCCAAGAAGAAAGCCCTGGCCAAGGCGGCCCAGGCCACCAAGGAGGCCAAGTGA
- a CDS encoding DUF134 domain-containing protein, with the protein MPRPRKPRLCGCASDCRGFRPTGVPMLMVERIMLDHAELEALRLCDLEGLTQEQAGERMGVSRGTVQRTVKAARAKVAEALVLGKALLLEQPPED; encoded by the coding sequence ATGCCCCGCCCCCGTAAACCACGCCTCTGCGGCTGCGCCAGCGACTGCCGCGGTTTTCGCCCCACGGGCGTGCCGATGCTCATGGTCGAAAGGATCATGCTCGACCACGCCGAACTGGAGGCCCTGCGCCTGTGCGACTTGGAAGGCCTGACCCAGGAGCAGGCCGGCGAGCGCATGGGCGTCAGCCGGGGCACGGTGCAGCGGACGGTCAAGGCGGCCCGGGCCAAGGTGGCCGAGGCCTTGGTGCTGGGCAAGGCGCTTTTGCTCGAACAACCGCCCGAGGATTGA
- a CDS encoding transporter substrate-binding domain-containing protein: MNRKIAVLATALALLTLTACPAAQAGPVIERIVANGTLTVGTSPSFPPLTAKAKNGMLMGFDIDMANILAGAMGVKLRFVTLPFPELLEALNQDKVDVVISGMTVLPKRNLRAVFVGPYLVGGQTVLGDNALMAAINGRQDLNDAKYKVAAAKGTTSQEAARQMLPKAQLVIAENEGECLKLLLAKEVNMVMADYTFCAMAAFKHKAQNLAVIGKPFTFEPLGMAIKDGDPQFQNLLANFLVTFQGSGQSELLQRRWFQDASWIKELAE; this comes from the coding sequence ATGAATCGAAAAATCGCGGTGCTGGCGACGGCCCTGGCGTTGTTGACCTTGACGGCCTGCCCGGCGGCCCAGGCCGGCCCGGTCATCGAGCGCATCGTGGCCAACGGAACCCTGACCGTGGGCACCAGTCCCAGTTTTCCGCCGTTGACGGCCAAGGCCAAAAACGGCATGCTCATGGGCTTCGACATCGACATGGCCAACATTCTGGCCGGGGCCATGGGCGTCAAGCTGCGTTTCGTGACGCTGCCCTTTCCCGAACTGTTGGAGGCCCTCAACCAAGACAAGGTGGACGTGGTCATCAGCGGCATGACCGTCCTGCCCAAGCGCAACCTGCGGGCCGTCTTCGTGGGGCCCTACCTGGTGGGCGGCCAGACCGTTCTGGGCGACAACGCCTTGATGGCCGCCATCAACGGCCGCCAGGATTTGAACGACGCCAAATACAAAGTGGCCGCGGCCAAGGGCACCACTTCCCAGGAGGCGGCGCGGCAGATGTTGCCCAAGGCCCAGTTGGTGATCGCCGAAAACGAGGGGGAGTGCCTCAAGCTGCTGTTGGCCAAGGAGGTGAACATGGTCATGGCCGATTACACCTTCTGCGCCATGGCCGCCTTCAAACACAAGGCGCAAAACCTGGCCGTGATCGGCAAGCCCTTCACCTTCGAGCCCCTGGGCATGGCCATCAAGGACGGCGATCCCCAATTCCAGAACCTCTTGGCCAACTTCCTGGTGACCTTCCAGGGCAGCGGCCAGAGCGAGTTGCTCCAGCGCCGTTGGTTCCAGGACGCCTCTTGGATCAAGGAATTGGCCGAATAG
- a CDS encoding lysophospholipid acyltransferase family protein — protein sequence MALDYKNSRLGRMLAWLVAVVVGRGLALMFRTCRVRQLHQEYWDTYYTPGQSGILLTWHRAAIFFLAHFGGYHPAVMISRSNDGELLARFLRVMGGVPVRGSSSGGGMAGLRAMARFLEGGPRRYAATVADGPRGPRYVAKDGLIRLSSHTGLPLAPLMWSADRAWRLNNTWDKTMIPKPFAKVIIDFGPPRSYLPNLSKDDLEAARLDLQAEMIELKDRLDAMTGYQDPA from the coding sequence GTGGTTGGTCGAGGCCTGGCGCTGATGTTCCGCACCTGCCGGGTGCGCCAATTGCACCAGGAATATTGGGACACCTATTACACACCGGGCCAGAGCGGCATATTGCTGACCTGGCACCGAGCGGCCATCTTTTTCCTGGCGCATTTCGGCGGCTATCATCCGGCGGTGATGATCAGCCGCAGCAACGATGGCGAGCTGTTGGCGCGGTTTCTGCGGGTGATGGGCGGCGTGCCGGTGCGGGGCAGCTCCAGCGGCGGCGGCATGGCCGGCCTGCGCGCGATGGCCCGTTTTTTGGAGGGCGGCCCCCGGCGTTACGCCGCCACCGTGGCCGACGGGCCGCGCGGCCCGCGTTACGTGGCCAAGGACGGCCTGATCCGTCTGTCCAGCCACACCGGCCTGCCCCTGGCCCCGTTGATGTGGTCGGCCGACCGCGCCTGGCGTTTGAACAACACTTGGGACAAAACCATGATCCCCAAGCCCTTCGCCAAGGTGATCATCGACTTTGGCCCGCCGCGCAGCTATCTGCCCAATCTTTCCAAGGACGACCTGGAAGCGGCTCGGCTGGATTTGCAGGCCGAGATGATAGAATTGAAGGACCGCCTGGACGCCATGACCGGCTATCAAGACCCGGCCTGA
- a CDS encoding hybrid sensor histidine kinase/response regulator has product MPFRRTPHLSPVGVSLSYALVGSLWILCSDFLVDHLFQTPQLIAQAQTWKGWFFIAVTALLLYVVLSRREKALGRHVADVEAKERAVEQKERLFRQLADNISEALWVQNVSSGRVVYANPRYEDVFGLPRQGLMADPLDFLRGVHPDDAPDLRDALGRGRAGQRQFRLLWPDGSTRWVDWREIDLESTDGPLLARLAQDITDDRDRLGQMRRQRDLTWRYLDVAGVIMVAIGPDETVRMINRKGCEALGWAEAEALGVNWFDNFLPADAREQTRNLFHAMDASYPQAREHENLVLTKGGGLRLVKWRNVALRDEQGRFDGCISSGEDVTEQRRNMESRRRLTLAVEHVAEGVLITDTKGLIEYANSAAAAIAGLAQGGLVGQNWFELAAGGQAPVAMAQAMRDGEVWRGVFDLRRPDGPGAEMELTASPVLSGPGLVANYVVLIRDVTHERLLERKLRQAQKMEAIGTLASGITHDFNNILGAIIGYAELCLWDLSDDSPLRQNLEQVLVAGDRAKDLVQQILTFSRQAEQEKKALNLGPVIKESLKLMRATLPTTVELRQDISAEPCLVMADPVQMQQVVMNLCTNAAHAIGDRPGMIQVTLKQLDVDRDRAASHPDLAAGRYLRLSVGDNGRGIAPEHIEKIFDPYFTTKKPGQGTGLGLSTVHGIVKTHGGVINVYSEPGQGATFSIWLPLADEAERGAGVMEPGLYAGTESVLLVDDEQTLVETGRGLLERMGYRVTAFTSATEALAAFAQDPDSFDVIVTDQNMPHLSGLSLAKQATAIRPMVAVVLCTGFSEALTNADFSDLGVDQFVMKPVLGNQLGRAIRAALAAKRPNL; this is encoded by the coding sequence ATGCCTTTCCGTCGGACGCCGCATTTATCGCCCGTGGGCGTGAGCCTTTCCTACGCCCTGGTGGGCAGCCTGTGGATTTTGTGCTCCGACTTCCTCGTCGATCATCTGTTTCAAACACCTCAATTGATCGCCCAGGCCCAGACGTGGAAGGGCTGGTTTTTCATCGCCGTCACCGCGCTATTGCTCTACGTCGTTTTGTCGCGGCGCGAGAAAGCCCTCGGCCGCCACGTGGCCGACGTGGAGGCCAAGGAGCGGGCCGTTGAACAAAAAGAGCGCTTGTTCAGGCAGCTGGCCGATAACATCAGCGAGGCCTTGTGGGTGCAGAACGTTTCCTCCGGCCGCGTGGTCTACGCCAACCCGCGCTACGAGGATGTTTTCGGGTTGCCGCGCCAGGGCCTGATGGCCGATCCGCTGGATTTTTTGCGTGGCGTCCACCCCGACGACGCCCCGGATCTGCGCGACGCCCTGGGCCGGGGCCGGGCCGGCCAGCGGCAATTCAGGCTGCTGTGGCCAGACGGTTCGACGCGTTGGGTGGACTGGCGCGAGATCGATCTCGAATCCACCGATGGCCCGCTGTTGGCCCGGCTGGCCCAGGACATCACCGACGACCGCGACCGCCTGGGCCAGATGCGCCGCCAGCGCGACCTGACCTGGCGCTACCTGGACGTGGCCGGGGTGATCATGGTGGCCATCGGCCCCGATGAAACGGTGCGCATGATCAACCGCAAGGGCTGCGAGGCGCTGGGCTGGGCCGAAGCCGAGGCGCTGGGCGTCAACTGGTTCGACAACTTCTTGCCCGCCGACGCCCGCGAACAGACCAGAAACCTTTTCCACGCCATGGACGCCTCGTACCCCCAGGCCCGAGAGCATGAAAACCTGGTGCTGACCAAGGGCGGCGGCCTCAGGCTGGTCAAGTGGCGCAACGTGGCCCTGCGCGACGAGCAGGGTCGCTTTGACGGCTGCATCAGCTCCGGCGAGGACGTCACCGAGCAGCGCCGCAACATGGAGTCGCGGCGGCGGCTGACCCTGGCCGTCGAGCACGTGGCCGAGGGCGTGCTGATCACCGACACCAAGGGCCTGATCGAATACGCCAACTCCGCCGCCGCGGCCATCGCCGGCTTGGCCCAGGGCGGTCTGGTCGGCCAGAATTGGTTCGAACTGGCCGCTGGCGGTCAGGCCCCGGTGGCCATGGCCCAGGCCATGCGCGATGGCGAGGTCTGGCGCGGGGTCTTTGACCTGCGCCGGCCGGACGGGCCCGGCGCCGAGATGGAGCTGACCGCCTCGCCGGTATTGTCCGGGCCGGGCCTGGTGGCCAACTACGTGGTGCTCATCCGCGACGTCACCCACGAGCGCCTGCTGGAGCGCAAGCTGCGCCAGGCCCAAAAGATGGAGGCCATCGGCACCCTGGCCAGCGGCATCACCCACGACTTCAACAACATCCTCGGGGCGATCATCGGTTACGCCGAGCTCTGCCTGTGGGATCTGTCCGATGATTCGCCCCTGCGGCAAAATCTGGAGCAGGTGCTGGTGGCCGGCGACCGGGCCAAGGATCTGGTCCAGCAGATCCTCACCTTCAGCCGCCAGGCCGAGCAGGAGAAAAAGGCCCTCAACCTGGGTCCGGTGATCAAAGAATCGCTCAAACTCATGCGGGCGACCCTGCCGACCACGGTGGAGCTGCGTCAGGACATCAGCGCCGAACCGTGCCTGGTCATGGCCGATCCCGTGCAGATGCAGCAGGTGGTGATGAACCTGTGCACCAACGCGGCCCACGCCATCGGCGACCGGCCGGGCATGATTCAGGTGACCCTCAAGCAGTTGGACGTGGATCGGGACCGCGCCGCCAGCCACCCCGACCTGGCCGCCGGCCGCTATCTACGCCTGAGCGTCGGCGACAACGGCCGAGGCATCGCCCCCGAGCACATCGAAAAGATCTTCGACCCCTACTTCACCACCAAAAAGCCCGGCCAGGGCACCGGCCTAGGCTTGTCGACCGTCCACGGCATCGTCAAGACCCACGGCGGGGTGATCAACGTCTACAGCGAGCCCGGCCAGGGCGCGACCTTCAGCATCTGGCTGCCCCTGGCCGACGAGGCCGAGCGCGGCGCGGGCGTCATGGAGCCGGGCCTCTACGCCGGCACGGAGAGCGTGCTGTTGGTCGATGACGAACAGACCCTGGTCGAGACCGGCCGGGGCCTGTTGGAGCGCATGGGCTATCGGGTCACGGCCTTCACCTCGGCCACCGAGGCCCTGGCCGCCTTCGCCCAAGATCCAGATTCCTTCGACGTGATCGTCACCGACCAGAACATGCCGCACCTTTCGGGCCTGAGCCTGGCCAAACAGGCCACGGCCATCCGGCCCATGGTGGCCGTGGTCCTGTGCACCGGCTTCAGCGAGGCCTTGACCAACGCCGACTTCAGCGACCTGGGCGTGGATCAGTTCGTGATGAAGCCCGTCCTGGGCAACCAACTGGGCCGAGCCATCCGCGCCGCCTTGGCCGCCAAACGGCCCAATCTCTAG
- a CDS encoding phosphoribosylaminoimidazolecarboxamide formyltransferase, whose protein sequence is MTDIKKQYRTVMDDRFPPEVSLTVGDVVLKYKKRVWRLDDDGVLVEKGLRYGENPGQEAALYELVDGALALGEIELIGPGRGLVSALDEGQMVQAGKHPGKTNLTDVDGALHILRYLTERPAVAIMKHNNPSGVALADDIATAYHRAFMADLIAAFGGAAVLNRPVDKTAAEMMAELYLEVVAAPDYEEGALDILARRKNLRILRMPGIARLDQWRDSRFLDIKCLIDGGMILQTSSFNPIISAADLLPAQCLHDGKLHEPKRQPSAAELADVVFGWAVEQGVSSNSVIYVKDGCTVGIGAGQQDRVGVARIAVDKAYAKYANRLCWQSHGLKLDELALLVARGEKPAELLAEIEARTKADRAGLPGSAMISDAFFPFRDGVDVGLAQGVSCVAHPGGAMRDWESIEACNQADPPAAMVFTGQRAFKH, encoded by the coding sequence ATGACCGACATCAAAAAACAATACCGCACGGTCATGGACGACCGTTTTCCGCCCGAGGTCAGCCTGACCGTGGGCGATGTCGTGCTGAAATACAAAAAACGCGTCTGGCGACTGGACGATGACGGCGTTTTAGTCGAAAAGGGCCTGCGCTACGGCGAAAACCCCGGCCAGGAGGCCGCCCTTTACGAGTTGGTCGACGGTGCCCTGGCCCTGGGTGAGATCGAATTGATCGGCCCCGGCCGCGGCCTGGTCAGCGCCCTGGACGAAGGCCAGATGGTCCAGGCCGGCAAGCACCCCGGCAAGACCAACCTCACCGACGTCGATGGCGCGCTGCACATCCTGCGCTACCTGACCGAGCGCCCGGCCGTGGCCATCATGAAGCACAACAACCCCTCGGGCGTGGCCCTGGCCGACGATATCGCCACGGCCTATCACCGGGCCTTCATGGCCGACCTCATCGCCGCCTTCGGCGGGGCGGCGGTGCTCAACCGGCCGGTGGACAAGACCGCCGCCGAGATGATGGCCGAGCTATACCTGGAAGTGGTGGCCGCCCCCGACTACGAGGAAGGGGCGTTGGACATTCTGGCCCGGCGCAAGAATCTGCGCATCCTGCGCATGCCGGGCATCGCCAGGCTGGATCAGTGGCGCGACAGCCGTTTTCTGGACATCAAATGCCTGATCGACGGCGGCATGATCCTGCAAACATCGAGCTTCAACCCCATCATATCGGCCGCCGACCTGCTGCCGGCCCAGTGCCTCCACGACGGCAAGCTCCATGAGCCCAAGCGCCAGCCCAGCGCCGCCGAACTGGCCGACGTGGTCTTTGGTTGGGCCGTGGAACAAGGCGTCAGCAGCAACAGCGTCATCTACGTCAAGGACGGCTGCACGGTGGGCATTGGGGCCGGCCAACAGGACCGCGTGGGCGTGGCCCGCATCGCCGTGGACAAGGCCTACGCCAAATACGCCAACCGCCTGTGCTGGCAAAGCCATGGCCTCAAGCTCGACGAACTGGCCCTGCTGGTGGCCAGGGGCGAAAAACCGGCCGAGTTGCTGGCGGAAATAGAGGCGCGCACCAAGGCCGACCGCGCCGGCCTGCCCGGTTCGGCGATGATCTCCGACGCCTTTTTCCCCTTCCGCGACGGCGTGGACGTGGGCCTGGCCCAGGGCGTGAGCTGCGTGGCCCATCCCGGCGGGGCCATGCGCGACTGGGAGTCCATCGAGGCCTGCAACCAGGCCGACCCGCCGGCAGCCATGGTCTTCACCGGCCAGCGGGCCTTCAAGCACTGA
- the lepA gene encoding translation elongation factor 4, with protein sequence MADREHTRNFSIIAHIDHGKSTLADRLIQACGAVTDREFQNQLLDNLYLERERGITIKSQAITLPYLAKNGQEYELNLIDTPGHVDFTYEVSRALASCEGVLLIVDASQGVEAQTLANMYLAMEHDLTIVPVINKIDLISADVDATRLQITEDLGLDGDEALAVSAKEGTNIDQVLEAIVNKLPPPKGQAEAPLQALIFDAQYDPYRGTVIFVRVMEGQLKQGDFIRFMHNGSSYRVEEVGLFKLRREPAKALRAGQVGYVIAGVKTVSDVDVGDTITNNDHPAPAPLPGFREAKPVVFSSIYPVATDDYPELAEAIEKLKLNDASLTYQKDYSQALGTGFRCGFLGLLHLEVVQERLEREFGLSLILTAPSVRYQVYLNDGQHLEIENPALFPDPSTIDYCEEPYVKASILMPDRYIGTVMQLCLDRRGEGNVMHYPSPGRVELISELPLAEVIYDFYDKLKTVTQGYGSFDYEFIGDRRTELAKLDILVNGERVDALSMLVFRGGARPRALHAVNKLAETIPRQQFKIAIQGAIGGTIIARSTINAFRKDVTAKCYGGDVSRKRKLLEKQKAGKKRMKLVGNVPIPQKAFLAVLQSDTDK encoded by the coding sequence TTGGCAGACCGCGAGCACACCAGAAACTTCAGCATCATCGCTCATATCGATCACGGCAAGTCGACCTTGGCCGACAGGTTGATTCAGGCCTGCGGCGCGGTGACCGATCGCGAGTTCCAAAACCAGCTCCTGGATAATCTTTATCTGGAGCGCGAGCGCGGCATCACCATCAAAAGCCAGGCCATCACCCTGCCCTATCTGGCCAAAAACGGCCAGGAATACGAACTAAACCTCATCGACACCCCCGGCCACGTGGACTTCACCTACGAGGTCTCGCGGGCCCTGGCCTCGTGCGAAGGCGTGCTCTTGATCGTCGACGCCTCCCAGGGCGTGGAGGCCCAGACCCTGGCCAACATGTACCTGGCCATGGAGCACGACCTGACCATCGTGCCAGTGATCAACAAAATCGACCTGATCAGCGCCGATGTGGACGCCACGCGCCTGCAGATCACCGAGGACTTGGGGCTCGACGGCGACGAGGCCCTGGCCGTTTCGGCCAAGGAAGGCACCAACATCGACCAGGTGCTGGAGGCCATCGTCAACAAGCTGCCGCCGCCCAAGGGCCAGGCCGAAGCGCCCTTGCAGGCGCTGATCTTCGACGCCCAGTACGATCCCTACCGTGGCACGGTGATCTTTGTCCGGGTGATGGAAGGCCAGCTCAAGCAAGGCGACTTCATCCGCTTCATGCACAACGGCTCCAGCTACCGCGTCGAGGAGGTGGGCCTGTTCAAGCTGCGCCGCGAGCCGGCCAAGGCCCTGCGCGCCGGCCAGGTGGGCTATGTCATCGCCGGGGTCAAGACCGTCTCCGACGTCGACGTGGGCGACACCATCACCAACAACGACCATCCAGCCCCGGCGCCCCTGCCCGGCTTCCGCGAGGCCAAGCCGGTGGTGTTTTCCTCGATCTACCCCGTGGCCACCGACGACTACCCCGAGCTGGCCGAGGCCATCGAAAAGCTCAAGCTCAACGACGCCAGCCTGACCTATCAGAAAGACTACAGCCAGGCCCTGGGCACGGGCTTTCGCTGCGGCTTTTTGGGGCTTTTGCACCTGGAGGTGGTGCAGGAACGCCTGGAGCGCGAGTTCGGCCTGAGCCTGATCCTCACCGCGCCCAGCGTGCGCTATCAGGTCTACCTCAACGACGGCCAGCACCTGGAGATCGAAAATCCGGCCCTCTTTCCCGACCCCTCGACCATCGATTATTGCGAGGAGCCCTACGTCAAGGCCTCCATCCTCATGCCCGACCGCTACATCGGCACGGTCATGCAGCTATGCCTGGACCGCCGAGGCGAGGGCAACGTCATGCACTATCCCTCGCCGGGGCGCGTGGAGCTGATCAGCGAGCTGCCCCTGGCCGAAGTGATCTACGATTTTTACGACAAGCTCAAAACCGTGACCCAAGGCTACGGCTCGTTCGACTACGAGTTCATCGGCGATCGGCGCACCGAGTTGGCCAAGCTCGACATCCTGGTCAACGGCGAGCGGGTCGACGCTCTGTCCATGCTGGTCTTTCGCGGCGGCGCCCGGCCGCGGGCCCTGCACGCGGTCAACAAGCTGGCCGAGACCATCCCGCGCCAGCAGTTCAAAATCGCCATCCAGGGGGCCATCGGCGGCACGATCATCGCGCGCAGCACCATCAACGCCTTCCGCAAGGACGTCACGGCCAAATGCTATGGTGGCGACGTCAGCCGCAAACGCAAGCTGCTGGAGAAACAAAAGGCCGGCAAAAAACGCATGAAGTTGGTGGGCAACGTGCCCATTCCGCAAAAGGCGTTTTTGGCCGTGCTCCAGAGCGACACCGACAAATAA